A single region of the Armatimonadota bacterium genome encodes:
- a CDS encoding histidinol dehydrogenase codes for MRVLSTDQASREEITALLRRSLALDDVEIESRVRSILHDVASRGDNALREYTARFDGVQLTLLEVTPEELRQAQAEVSSPVAEALRLAATRIRRFHEHQKRTSWFEVDEYGGLVGQMVTPLRRVGVYVPGGLAVYPSSVLMCAIPAHVAGVEEVILCTPPRKDGTVHPLVLLAAQEAGVSRIFKVGGAQAIAAMAYGTQSVPAVDKIVGPGNIYVTVAKKLVYGTVGIDMLAGPSEVCILADHTADARYVAIDMLTQAEHDVHTAAFLITPSPALAQAVQEEIERVIADLPRRDILQQTLAQNGGILITRNMDEAIELANLCAPEHLALMVADPWRYLPHIRCAGAVMMGTYSPQSLGDYVAGPSHTLPTSGTARYASPLNVDDFVKKTSVVHFTREALQQVAEAIETLAAVEGLEAHRQAVKWRLQD; via the coding sequence ATGCGTGTGCTTTCCACGGATCAAGCATCTCGGGAAGAAATCACGGCGCTGCTGCGCCGCTCACTGGCTCTGGACGACGTCGAAATCGAGTCGCGCGTGCGTTCCATTCTGCACGATGTAGCGTCTCGCGGCGACAATGCCTTGCGCGAGTACACCGCCCGATTTGATGGCGTGCAGTTGACGCTTCTGGAAGTCACTCCCGAAGAACTTCGGCAAGCGCAGGCGGAAGTTTCTTCCCCTGTGGCAGAAGCTCTGCGCCTCGCCGCCACCCGAATCCGCCGATTCCACGAACACCAGAAGCGCACCTCGTGGTTCGAGGTGGACGAGTACGGCGGACTGGTAGGACAGATGGTGACACCGCTACGACGGGTAGGCGTGTACGTGCCCGGCGGTCTGGCGGTGTATCCCAGCTCGGTGCTGATGTGCGCTATCCCTGCACACGTGGCTGGTGTGGAGGAGGTTATCCTGTGCACCCCGCCGCGCAAAGACGGCACGGTGCATCCGCTGGTGTTGCTGGCGGCGCAGGAAGCGGGCGTGAGCCGCATTTTCAAGGTGGGCGGAGCGCAGGCGATAGCGGCGATGGCTTACGGCACGCAGTCTGTTCCTGCAGTGGACAAAATCGTGGGACCGGGCAACATCTACGTTACCGTCGCCAAGAAGCTGGTATACGGCACAGTGGGCATCGACATGCTGGCGGGTCCCAGCGAGGTGTGCATCCTCGCTGACCACACCGCCGACGCGCGCTACGTGGCAATAGATATGCTCACTCAAGCAGAACATGACGTGCACACCGCCGCTTTCCTGATCACCCCATCCCCTGCTCTCGCACAGGCGGTGCAGGAGGAGATAGAAAGAGTCATCGCCGACCTGCCTCGTCGGGATATCTTACAACAAACCCTGGCGCAAAACGGAGGTATCCTTATCACGCGCAACATGGACGAGGCGATAGAACTCGCTAACCTGTGCGCCCCCGAACACCTTGCGCTGATGGTTGCCGATCCATGGCGATACCTGCCCCACATCCGTTGCGCCGGCGCGGTGATGATGGGCACCTACTCGCCCCAATCGCTGGGCGACTATGTGGCAGGTCCCAGCCACACCCTGCCCACCAGCGGCACCGCCCGCTACGCCTCGCCGTTGAACGTGGATGATTTCGTTAAAAAGACCAGCGTGGTCCACTTCACCCGCGAAGCCCTGCAACAGGTCGCGGAAGCCATTGAGACTCTGGCGGCGGTGGAAGGTCTGGAAGCACACCGCCAGGCGGTGAAATGGAGGCTACAAGATTAA
- the hisA gene encoding 1-(5-phosphoribosyl)-5-[(5-phosphoribosylamino) methylideneamino] imidazole-4-carboxamide isomerase — protein MELYPAIDLRGGRCVRLLQGQFDAETVYSDDPVQTALRWQSEGARWLHVVDLDGAREGTPQQLSVLHSICEAVHIPVQFGGGLRSEQAVAQALEAGATRVVLGSVAVTHPEFAQHMFREWGERVVLGVDVREGKVAIRGWQEQTEVDAVSLIQQMANLGARRVIVTDISRDGTLQGPNLELLQRLVEEAGIPIIASGGVSCLEDLLMLKKTGVEGTIIGRALYTGSICLKEALEKVRQTW, from the coding sequence ATGGAACTCTACCCAGCCATAGACCTGCGCGGTGGACGCTGCGTACGCCTGCTGCAGGGGCAGTTCGACGCCGAAACAGTGTACAGCGACGACCCTGTCCAGACCGCCCTGCGTTGGCAGTCAGAAGGGGCGCGGTGGCTACACGTGGTGGACCTGGACGGCGCGCGGGAGGGAACACCGCAACAGTTGTCCGTCCTGCACAGTATCTGTGAAGCGGTGCACATCCCGGTGCAGTTCGGTGGTGGGTTGCGCAGCGAGCAGGCGGTGGCTCAGGCGTTGGAGGCGGGCGCAACGCGCGTGGTGCTGGGCAGTGTGGCGGTGACCCACCCCGAATTCGCGCAACACATGTTCCGGGAATGGGGGGAGCGTGTGGTATTGGGCGTGGATGTGCGCGAGGGCAAAGTGGCTATTCGCGGCTGGCAGGAGCAAACCGAGGTAGACGCCGTGTCACTGATACAACAGATGGCCAATCTGGGAGCGCGCCGTGTGATAGTGACCGACATCTCGCGTGACGGCACGCTACAGGGTCCCAATCTGGAGCTGCTCCAGCGGCTGGTGGAGGAGGCAGGTATTCCGATCATCGCATCCGGTGGCGTCTCTTGCCTCGAGGACCTGCTGATGCTCAAAAAAACAGGTGTGGAAGGAACGATTATTGGGAGAGCACTGTATACTGGAAGCATCTGCCTGAAAGAGGCACTGGAAAAGGTGAGACAAACATGGTAG
- a CDS encoding inositol 2-dehydrogenase has protein sequence MEKLRFGVIGIGGMAAALAQRLQQFEDAVVVAASDTNPERKSAADELKASFYTDYEQMLQKEELDAVVIGTPCGLHLEPTLAAAQTGKHIFLEKPMEISVERCDRMNRAAEEAGVKLMVGQVLRLFPLFQKSLDIIASGEIGQPKAIAVTRAGYATVFHSGWRVKRELAGGMLLETNVHELDYMRTVMGEPKQVYARMFNLLGKMEYEDVAYLVIDFENGGIGDLEASLSAAVGEYRVHIICEGGAIAHGGFGGNLRWARLGEKETVISVEEAQQQYGDPYVRELRSFVDWVLHNQSPIFTGWDGRQAVAMCEAAYLSQERGVPVAVP, from the coding sequence ATGGAAAAGCTACGCTTTGGCGTGATTGGCATTGGAGGGATGGCGGCAGCGCTGGCGCAGCGGCTTCAGCAGTTTGAGGACGCAGTCGTTGTGGCAGCATCGGATACTAACCCGGAACGCAAGTCCGCTGCTGACGAGCTGAAAGCCTCTTTTTACACCGACTACGAGCAGATGCTTCAGAAGGAAGAACTGGATGCGGTAGTTATCGGCACGCCCTGCGGATTGCACCTGGAGCCTACTCTGGCGGCAGCTCAGACTGGGAAGCATATCTTTCTGGAGAAGCCGATGGAGATTTCGGTGGAGCGATGCGACCGCATGAACCGCGCTGCCGAAGAAGCGGGCGTGAAACTGATGGTTGGGCAGGTGCTGCGCCTTTTCCCGCTGTTCCAGAAGTCGCTGGACATCATCGCATCGGGCGAGATTGGTCAGCCGAAAGCGATTGCGGTTACTCGTGCAGGATATGCCACCGTGTTTCACTCCGGCTGGCGCGTCAAACGCGAACTCGCCGGCGGAATGCTTCTGGAAACCAACGTGCACGAGCTGGACTACATGCGCACGGTGATGGGTGAGCCAAAGCAGGTGTACGCCCGCATGTTCAACCTGCTCGGCAAGATGGAGTATGAGGATGTAGCATACCTCGTTATCGACTTCGAGAACGGCGGTATCGGCGACCTGGAAGCTAGCCTGTCGGCGGCGGTCGGTGAGTATCGCGTACATATCATTTGCGAAGGCGGCGCGATAGCGCACGGTGGCTTCGGCGGCAACCTGCGCTGGGCACGGCTGGGCGAAAAGGAAACGGTCATCTCTGTGGAGGAAGCGCAGCAGCAATACGGTGACCCGTACGTGCGCGAACTGCGCTCCTTTGTGGACTGGGTGCTGCACAATCAATCACCTATTTTCACCGGCTGGGACGGACGGCAGGCGGTGGCAATGTGTGAAGCCGCTTACCTCTCGCAGGAACGCGGGGTGCCGGTCGCCGTACCCTGA
- the hisB gene encoding imidazoleglycerol-phosphate dehydratase, translating into MNIEERIAQVDRETAETSVHVSLHLDGTGKAEVETGIGFFDHMLSHLIRHALFDGVVQARGDLHVDAHHTVEDVGICIGLALQRALGDKRGIERYGHAIVPMDDALVMVAVDLSGRAYLHCDLQLPPVMLGQMPAELVQEFLRALAFQVPMNLHVRQLAGHNAHHIAEATFKALGRALADAVRYRSRESGVPSTKGVL; encoded by the coding sequence ATGAACATTGAGGAACGTATCGCTCAGGTAGACCGTGAAACTGCTGAAACCAGCGTGCATGTGAGCTTGCATCTGGACGGCACAGGCAAGGCAGAGGTGGAAACCGGCATCGGCTTCTTCGACCACATGCTTAGCCACCTCATTCGGCACGCTCTGTTCGATGGCGTGGTTCAAGCACGGGGCGACCTGCACGTGGACGCGCATCACACCGTAGAGGACGTGGGCATCTGCATTGGGCTGGCTCTACAACGCGCTCTGGGCGATAAGCGAGGCATTGAGCGCTATGGGCACGCCATCGTGCCGATGGACGATGCGCTGGTGATGGTAGCGGTAGACCTCTCTGGACGAGCATACCTGCACTGTGACCTGCAGCTGCCTCCAGTCATGCTCGGTCAGATGCCAGCGGAGCTGGTGCAGGAGTTTCTGCGTGCACTCGCGTTTCAGGTGCCTATGAACCTGCATGTGCGTCAGCTGGCTGGGCACAACGCACACCACATCGCGGAAGCCACTTTCAAAGCGCTGGGGCGTGCGCTGGCGGATGCGGTGCGCTATCGCTCGCGAGAGTCAGGCGTGCCCAGCACGAAAGGGGTGCTGTAG
- the hisH gene encoding imidazole glycerol phosphate synthase subunit HisH, which produces MIAIVDYGMGNLRSVQKALQKLGFDAEITGDAGRVRRAGKLILPGVGAFGAAMENLRRTGMDRAIREFIETGKPFLGICLGLQLLFEVSEETWGTAPEHGLGLLHGRVVRFPEGLTSEQGKLLKVPHIGWNALHFTRRDALFEDVEEGSHVYFVHSYFPVPEDEEVVIAVSDYGIPFCCAVQKENIRAVQFHPEKSSAVGLRILRNFAQP; this is translated from the coding sequence GTGATTGCCATCGTCGACTACGGCATGGGTAACCTGCGCAGCGTGCAAAAAGCGCTGCAGAAGCTGGGTTTTGATGCCGAAATCACCGGCGATGCGGGGAGAGTGCGTCGGGCGGGGAAACTCATTCTGCCGGGGGTAGGTGCGTTTGGAGCCGCCATGGAGAATCTGCGCCGCACCGGAATGGACAGGGCGATCCGAGAGTTCATCGAGACAGGCAAACCTTTCTTGGGGATATGCCTGGGCTTGCAGCTGCTGTTTGAAGTCAGCGAGGAGACATGGGGGACAGCACCAGAACACGGGCTAGGGCTACTGCATGGCAGAGTGGTGCGTTTCCCTGAGGGTCTTACCAGCGAACAGGGCAAACTGCTCAAAGTACCTCATATCGGCTGGAACGCTCTGCACTTCACCCGTCGTGACGCCCTCTTCGAGGATGTGGAAGAGGGTTCGCACGTCTATTTTGTGCACTCTTATTTTCCTGTGCCTGAGGACGAGGAAGTAGTCATCGCCGTTTCCGACTACGGAATACCCTTCTGTTGCGCGGTGCAGAAGGAAAACATACGAGCGGTGCAGTTTCATCCCGAAAAAAGCAGCGCAGTAGGACTGCGCATCCTGCGCAATTTCGCGCAACCATAG
- a CDS encoding glycosyl transferase, whose protein sequence is MPLAIVHDYLNQMGGAEKVLHTFLRLAPDATVYTSVVRPAVRASCVPEGIPVQCSFLQSLPLAVTRTRLYLPLLPLAFEQMNLRGHELVLSISSAFAKGIRSPQGVPHLCYCQTPMRFAWNLDGYMRYERVSPATRAAVRLLMARFRDWDVNTSKRVTEFIAISRTVQERIRRFYGRESRIIYPPVDTELYRPVSSLEKGNYYLVLSRLLPYKRIDVAIEACNRLRLPLVVAGEGRDEPRLRRMAGPTVRFTGRVSDEEAQRLLACARALILCAEEDFGLTPVEAMASGTPVIAYRGGGATESVAEGETGMFFDRQEPESLMEALQWFNPSDYNPRRCVERARAFDSARFLSEWRQLLQEYGYHAHAEAA, encoded by the coding sequence ATGCCTCTTGCCATTGTTCACGATTACCTGAACCAGATGGGCGGAGCGGAGAAAGTACTCCACACCTTTTTGCGCTTAGCCCCCGATGCGACGGTGTACACCTCTGTGGTGCGCCCAGCGGTGCGTGCCTCCTGTGTGCCGGAGGGGATACCCGTGCAGTGCAGTTTCCTGCAGAGTCTGCCTCTCGCGGTCACGCGCACGCGCCTGTATCTGCCTCTGCTTCCTCTGGCGTTCGAGCAGATGAACCTGCGCGGACACGAACTGGTGCTCAGCATCTCCAGCGCATTTGCGAAGGGAATACGTTCACCCCAGGGGGTACCTCACCTGTGCTATTGCCAGACACCGATGCGCTTTGCGTGGAATCTGGATGGCTACATGCGTTATGAGCGCGTTTCACCTGCGACGCGGGCGGCGGTGCGACTGCTGATGGCGCGATTTCGTGATTGGGATGTCAATACCTCAAAGCGAGTTACCGAGTTCATCGCCATCTCGCGCACGGTGCAAGAGCGTATACGGCGGTTCTATGGGCGCGAGTCGCGCATTATCTATCCACCTGTGGATACCGAACTGTACCGCCCTGTTTCTTCTCTGGAGAAAGGTAACTACTATCTGGTACTCAGCCGTTTGCTGCCGTACAAGCGCATCGACGTGGCGATAGAAGCATGTAACCGTCTGCGTTTGCCGCTGGTAGTGGCGGGGGAGGGGAGAGACGAACCACGCCTGCGTCGGATGGCGGGACCGACGGTGCGATTCACAGGTAGAGTGTCGGACGAAGAGGCGCAGCGGTTGCTGGCTTGTGCTCGTGCACTGATTCTGTGCGCAGAGGAGGACTTCGGCTTGACCCCTGTGGAGGCGATGGCGTCGGGCACGCCGGTGATTGCCTATCGCGGTGGCGGGGCAACGGAGTCGGTGGCAGAGGGCGAGACAGGGATGTTCTTTGACCGGCAGGAGCCGGAGTCGCTGATGGAAGCCCTGCAGTGGTTCAACCCTTCGGATTATAACCCTCGGCGGTGCGTGGAGCGGGCGAGAGCCTTCGATTCGGCGCGGTTCCTGAGCGAGTGGCGGCAGCTGCTGCAGGAGTACGGATACCACGCTCACGCAGAGGCAGCTTAG